From the Debaryomyces hansenii CBS767 chromosome F complete sequence genome, the window ttatataaatcaaatccATTTGGACCAGAGATAGTCTATTTTCTCCTATCGATCCTTCATCTAATATACCCAGCAAGTTATCTAAGTTATCTAGCCATGAATCAGACATAGTTCATTTGAAACTAATTGTATTAAAGAGgtgaatttcaaaattgtGTAcagaattttttcaattgaatcgTATTTTTACTCcatcaatttatttacatTTCATTTCAAATAGTGATCCATGAAATCATGGTATTATCGTTTATTAATATGAAGCAACATAAACATTACTTATCAAGATGTCAATTCGCCATAACTACAAAGTTGAGAAGAaattttgtttcaattcCTTTAGTAATTTCGGAAGAAATACAACAAACTTTGAATGATAAACAGAAGCCAATTGTCTCCTTagaatcaacaattatCACTCATGGATTGCCCTATCCTGATAATTTATCTATGGCAACTGAAGTGGAGAGAATAATTAGGGCCAATGGTGCAGTTCCAGCTACATGTGCTTTTATAGAGGGAATACCGTATGTTGGATTAACATCACACcaacttgaatatttatccGAACAGGCTTCAAAGAAGGAAATAAATAAGGTTTCTCGTCGGGATATTGGATATACTATGGCCAATAAGGTAAACGGTGGTACCACCATTGCACTGACAATGATTTTATCTCATTTAGCAGGAATCAAAGTATTCGCTACCGGTGGATTAGGGGGAGTTCATAAAGACGGGCATTTAACAATGGATGTTTCTGCTGATTTAACTGAATTAGGCAGAACTCCAGTATCTGTCGTATGCGCCGgaccaaaatcaattttggaTATTGGTTTAACTATGGAGTATTTGGAAACACAAGGTGTCTTCGTTGGCACGTATAACGATAATAATAGAACCAGGATTGAAATCCCTGGCTTTTACTGTCGTGATTCAGGAATTCAATCGCCatattcatttaattcatttgttcAAGCTGCGTCAATAATTCATagtcaaaataatttgatgtCTTTAAAGTCTGGGAATGTCTTTTGCATCCCCCCACCTGAGGATTCAGCCTTGCCTTCGGaacttattaataatataattgaaaaagctaatgaagaagcaaaagaaaaaggTATAAGGGGAAAAAATTTAACCCCATTTTTATTAAGCAAAATTGCTAATGATACTAAGGGAAAATCAGTTGAATGCAACATTAATTTTGTCTACAATAACGCTGTATCTGCAACTAAAATTGCTAAAGAATTACttttattggaaaataatAGTGAGCCTAATGTATGTTATTAAAGtttgtattttattatgatttaattgTCTTTATACTAATTGTTATTTAGAATTACAAATCAAATTCCGGAACTAAAGAATATTTGTCAAAGCCAGGAAATGGAACGTCTGACACCTCGATACCTGTAAGTAAAGAGAATATTACTATTACAAATGTTACTGATCATGTGAATGCAGTAATAATAGGATCCATTGCTCTTGATACAATCAGTCGACTTAATTCTCTTACTACTATGAATGATTCAAATCCAGGTCAAACAAGATCCTCGATGGGTGGCGTGGGATATAATGTCTCGTTAGCTTGTAAATATGGATTAGAATCGCCTTCTTGTTCATCAGAAAATATAGACCGGTCATCTTATAGGTTTGTATCCGTTGTTGCAAACGATTTTGCCGGTAGATCCTTGCTCAAGCATTTAGACTCTAATAAGGTCGATACTTCAGGAATAAAAATCATCAAAGATAGCAAAAATTCAACTGctcaatattcttcaatacaTAATACCAATGGTGAACTACTTGTGGCCTGTGCTGACATGGCtataattgaagaagacTTTATTACTGAGCATACTGTGACTCAATTAGCTAGAGCAAAACCAGATTGCATAGTTCTAGACTGcaatatatcttcatctgcAATGAGTAATATATTACAGTATATTAGGAACAATCTAGAAAAAACAAAAGTGATAATAGAGCCAACGTCAGCTCCTAAAGCAGCAAGATTATCGCATGTTAATAGCAAGAATTTAAAGGTTTTTcctaataatataatcCTGTTAGTCTCTCCGACGGTGGCAGAGTTGAATACATTTCATTCTTCGTTTAGTAATCGggaattatttgatgattatgaCGAGTGGTTCCCATTATTGGATACGTTAGGAGTTGATTCGTTGTTTAGAGAGAAGTTGAATAAACAAGCACAGCAGTATGAGGTTTTGAGGGAAGGCTTAAAGCGTGGATTTTTGCAGCAATCATTTCAATTATTACCCTATTTACCGAATATACTACTTAAATTGGGCCCAAGTGGGCTACTATATATAGGTCTTTCAACAAGTATCGGTGATTATTCTTCGATCCCAACCACTTCCGATTACTGCCCCGAGTTTACAATTACTACTAATGgaaaagaatttattgacAGTGACGGGAAAAGCAAAAAAATGGGAATagttattcaatatttcccTATTCCGgaagtaaataaaaatttgaaggTTAAAAATGTTACTGGTGCTGGCGATTCGTTATTGGGGTATCTAACTGCTAGATTACTGCTTTCAAGTAAAAATATTGTAGGCAAAGCATGGTTAGAACcagaaataaatagaatTGAGGATGAATGGTTTAAATGGGAATCTATCTACAAGGCACAAATCTCAAGTGGTTTATCATTGCAAAGTAATGAAGCTATAAGTCCAGAAATAGCTAAAATCAAATAGATTACACAAAATCGTGCgaataaatcaattataaAATAGTAAAATAATCTAAATAGTATAAGAATTCATTGACGATAAATATGTTTAGATCAGGATTCATACATAATACTAGGTTCAATTTTAGTAAGGTTACGACGAAGAGACTTTTTTCTTCTAGTGCAAGACCAATTCATTCTCTTAgaattaaatcattaactTTAGGCGTATGTGGATTTTCTGCAATCACTGGATTGGCTTTATATAACCATAGACTTATTGAATTGGACAATAAGAAACAAGATATTTCCCCCAATATTTCCATAGCTGTTGATTCATCGATTTCGCCTTTTCCGACCGCTTTAATTAGTGCCAACCAAACCAATCTTAATACGgattttcaattgcttGGATATGGTGTTAGGTCTGTTACGTTTGTTAACTTCAAGGTATATGGAATTGGTCTTTACATAGCTAATGACGATGTGAATAAaactaaaaaaattttgagtccaaattatttatcaacCTTTGGCACTGAAAACCATTCATTAAGAGAATTGTTATCTGACCCTGAATTTTCTGCCCAGCTTATCTCAAAACTATTAGAGGAAAATGTAAGATTTGCAGTTAGAATTTCGCCTGTTAGAAATACAGATTTTAATCATTTGAAGGATGGTTTAATCAAGTCAATCTTGGCTCATCCAGAaagtaaagaaaataaggaAATCGTGAGTAATGGATTGGAAGAATTAAGGAACGTGTTTAGCGGATACAGAGGATCGGTGCCAAAGAATCATGTCTTATGGCTAGAAATTTTAAAACAAGGAAGCTTAAGTATTTCATATGAAAATCCGGTCAAGAACGAATTGACTAGTATGGGACAGGTCAAAGAACCAATTATTAGTAAGCTTTTATTTTTACAATACCTCAGTGGTAAGAAACCATTATCGGAACCATTAAGAAAAAGCTGTAACGATGGATTTATTGGTTTATAAGCCATTCACATTTCAGAAGTTGGCGCTTACAAGTTATAGTCTTTAAAGTATATATGTTTCTTCGTAACTAATTCGTGTTTGAATGCACTTTTACTTTCAAAGAAACCTCGTATCTAATTAAAGTGGTCATAATGCCATAATTTAGAGagataattgaaaatcCAGAAACCTGGAAATATAACTTTCTGGAAGTATTATCTGTACTAATTTTTCGCTTTATAATAAAAGACCTCTGTAATGgaaataatcattattcgGGCCTATGTGATTCAACCTCCATCAAGTCAAGTCAGCTCAAATCTTTAAATGATACataaattaagaaattctCTTTCGCGAAAAAAGCTTTGTACTGATTTAAAGTGAACTGAATTTCTGTTGGAACTAAAACCACACACCAAAATCCGTTTATGCAATTTGCGGTGGagttttaataaatttatataatcagCATTCTGAATAACTAGAATCTTTAATATCTACCACGACGTGATATGGTGAGATCTAAGAATGGATGTATCTCTTGTCGtcgaaaaaaaaaaaaatgtgACGAAGCTCAACCTATTTGTACCCTCTGTTCCAAGACTAATTCAGTATGTGAATACCCAGTATCGCATGGTATGTTTCTccagaaaaataataaaggaaTACCCGATTATCAAGGAACAAAGCGTGTGAAAATTCGAGATAAAGAACCTGAAGATAGCTTTGAAGATACAAGTAGTGAAGAACATTCGTTGAACGATGCTTATCAACCTCATAAAATTGTGCATCTTAACTCAATTGCGATGGAAAAGTCTACTTTACCTTCATATCCACTTGGTTCCTTATCGCCAGAGTTGCTCAAAGATGGGCACGGATTAGACATGAATGATTTGGTGGAAACCGCACCTAAGGACGTCGATGATCCAATGCTTATTCaaacaaataaaaaatcACCTGAATATCAAGAGTTGTACGATACTTTCAGAGATTTTATGTTTCTCAATGCTGCATCCCAAGGTCCACAATCACCTGTTCAAATGCCATTAGGATTGAAAGATGTGGATATAGTCAACCACTTCAAAAGCTTTTTGGATTATAACACGGAAGTTCTGCTTAACGAAATGCAAGAAATATTACCACAAGTCGTCAGCGGAAATAGCTTATTAAGTTTTGCCTCTGTGCTGCCAAAAATTGCGGGTTCTAGTACAGAAATAACTTCTTTGAAAGACACATCGAGCACCAGGgaattttcttcaacaaagCCACAGACTACAAACGAACAGATTAGAGATGAACAACCAGACCCTGTCgttgatgaaataaaattgaaccATAGGGACTTTGAACTATTTACCAACTTTGTAGAAGAAATAGCGGGTTGGTTAGACATGTTTGATCACAAGAAACATTTCACTACAATTTTTGTGACCTTGTCAAAAAAAAGTTTGCCGTTATATTACTCTATTTTAGCTATTTCTTCCCGACATTTGGACGAAACCAAAAAgttacaaaaaaaaaacgACCACTTAACATATCACTTATATCAACgttcattatattatttagtTCCGATGGTACAAGGCAACTCGAACATTGAAGTTGTTGCATCATGCATTATACTTTGTGTTTTTGAAATGATGAATCCTTCACCGCTGAATTGGAGAAAACATCTTAAAGGTGGTGCCACATTATTGATGGCAGCGAATATTCACGGTTTCAGTGATTCAATGGAGAAGTCTTTGTTTTGGTGCTTTCTGAGAATGGATATCTGTAATGCGCTAATAAATGATGAGCCAACCCTAATTCCATTACGCAAATGGGGCGATTTGAGTTTTATTGAAGACggtgatgatgatgatgatgatgatttgattaTCGCCGCTAGATACAAGGAAAAATTTTTGTCATTTTCTTCTCAGAATTCGGATATGTATAGcaattatattgtttttCTTGCGGCGAGGACAGTCAATTTGATTTCCGATGGTAATGATTTTCTGTCGAAAACAATTAACTCAGTGAATTTTGAGACATCTTTTGATGCCTTATATCAAGAACTATTGGAATGGTATATTAATCGCCCTGTCACTATGAAACCTATAATATGTcattctgatgatgaagaatttccGAGGCTATTGTTTAGCAACGGTCCTGGAATCTCAGGGAATCAAATGTACCACATggtaatgattttaatgaattcaaataagcCAAGAGCTTCGAAGAAATGTAAGTCTGGTGGAATAGATAATGTGTATAAAAACCATTTAAGTAATGTGTGGCATGCGAAGAGAATTGTGGGGATATCGTTGGTGAATAAAAATGATCATGGCTGCTTGTCTAATGCGTTGCAACCAGTTTACTTTGCTGGAAAGGTTTTAACTAGTAAAAGGGAacatcaaattattttggaTTTGTTGAGAAATATCGAAGAGATTACAGGGTTGAATTGTGAATGGCGTATAAAAGATTTAGAAACAATATGGAAGGACTATTTTTAAGACGTTTATTCCTTACGAACATATTATACCAAATTTCTATCCCCAACTCATGgtcaaaatatatcttcatttaaACCTCTTGTTGATTGCTGTTTGATATGTGCAAGCTGTCCTTATTTTATCTAAGCCGTAATTAGTCTATTTATATTGGATTTAATGACAGAGGATACAATCATTAAGTCAAATGCATTTGGATTTGGTTCttgatttataatttacaaTTTCATCGTCAAAGTTTTATCTATTACAATTATATAGGCTACTcaatcaagaagaagaatgatgatttttcgtaatattcaattcttgatatTCAAACTTCATAATATCATCCTTTTGCAAATCATCTAagtatttttgaattttgctGGCGATATAAGCGCCATTAAATCCGAAATGCTCATATGCATTTTTACCAGGTAATGATATACCAAATTCGTTTAGGTGGAAACCAGCATTAGCATACCTTTCCCATCCATTGGAAGCATAGGCTTCAATAGCAACGGTCACGATTTGGGGATCCAAGACGGATCTCTTATACTCTGTGGATTGACATTCGAAAAGTCGCTGGCATggaaatgaaataattttaacatTAATGTTTGACTCAATCAATATTTCGGCAGCATCAATAGCAAATTGACTTTCTGCACCAACGGATATAATTTGTAACTTTTGGCTGTCTGATGATGAGTCAAATTCCTTCAATACGTATGCACCAAATTTCACTTTGTTACGGTCCGTGATACCAGGGTACTGCTTGAGATTCTGTCTGGACAAGGATATAATTGTCGGTTTATTAGTGGTTTCAATAGCAAGTTCCCATGCGCCTGCAACTTCTTCGTTGTCCGCTGGTCTCACATACAAACAGTTCGGTAGTGATCTGTAGAATGATGCTAACGCAATAGGCTGATGTGTAGGACCATCTTCACCAGTTCCAATTGAGTCATGGGTTGCTACATGAATAACCTGTAAATTCTGCAACGCACCCATTCTTACGGCTGGTGCagaataaagataaaaCATGAAAAACGAAGATGTGATTGGAATAAAAGCACCTTTGGAGTAAGCTGAGATACCATTAGAAATCGCACACATGGCATGTTCCCGGATACCATAGTGTAAGTATCTTCCGCTGTAATCGCCATTGATACCACAGTCAGTTTTGATTTCAGGGTTTTGAAAATCTTTTTTATGTGGCCATAACAAGTTCACTGATGGAGATAAGTCCGCTGTGCCGACGAGGAATTGTGGATATTTGGCAGCAAGTGGAGTAAATACTAATCCCGATGCCTTTCTAGAAGCAGTCGCATCTGTTGGAAGTGAGTGCGGTAAAGATTCTTTCCAATCGGTTGGCAACTTTCCATTAATTCTGGATACGACCTCTTCGTATAATTGAGGATATTTCTTGCTATATGCCTCCAACTTTTTTTCCCATTGTTCCTGATGAAAGACACCTTTTGAAATGGCCCCTTCGTTGCCTTCTCTAAAAAAGTCATAGACTAATTTTGgaacttcaataaattggtCAGGATCAAAGCCATAAAGGGCCTTAAGCCTTCTGCCTTCTTCTACACCATACGCAGCACCGTGTGCTTTGGCATTATTAGCAACATTTGTATCCACACCGATGATTGTTCTTATATTAATCAAGATAGGCAGACCCTTTACTGACTTTGCCTGCTCAATCGCAGCCAATATAGATCTAAGATCAAAGCTTCCGTCGTCAACAGTTAACACATGCCATTTTTGGGCCATAAACTTAGCATTGATGTCTTCAGAGTTTGCTAAATCAACGGAACCATCACAAGTGATTTGATTGTTATCGTAAATCACAATCAAATTATCTAAACCCAAATGACCAGCAAGCGAAATGGCTTCTAAGCCGACACCTTCTTGAATACAAGCATCACCAACCatacaataaattttgttatcaaccaaatccaaatcagGTTTGTTATAATTTGCAGCTAAGTTCTTCGAGGCAATAGCCAAACCGACTGCGTTGGCAATACCTTGACCTAATGGACCCGTGGTAACCTCAATACCTTCAAACTCAATTTCCGGATGTCCAGCACATTGAGACACTTCTGGGGCGTGGTACTTCTTCAACTGATTCATGGTGAATGACTCATATCCAACAAGATGTAAGAAAACGTACTGGAAAAGACAAGTATGTCCATTAGACAAAACAAACCTATCTCTATTAAACCAATTGGCATTTTTTGGGTTGtactttaatatatatttccaAAGTGCTATACCAATGGCAGCCATTCCCATTGCACCCCCTGGATGGCCGCCATTATATTGTTGTACTAGGTCACTCACCAAACACCTAATAGTTTTTAACgataaatcttcaatttgattcattCTCCTATATTCTACTCAATATTCTATCTCAGTCATAATATTCTATCTCATTCAAATACATTATACCtacttatatatattattttttatccTCTTCATTTGTACCTAGGGATCGTTAGATCTGGTGTCGCCAATTATGTCAAATGCGGAAATAATGGCCGCATAGTATTATTCCTTAATTGGAACAAAGTTGCGATATGACGGCGCCCGATATTTCTATCTTGAGTAAACACTTGCGCTGCCGCAAATATATGTACACCAACTCCATTTGACTAACTCAATAGCCAATGAGTACAATTTACTTACACTTTGTCGAATAAAATGAGGATAATCCAAATAAATAGAACCAATGCTTAAAACTTTGGggaattttatttgaacGTATCGGCTGCCATATTCCACAATACGCATCTCTGCTATTTGTTATAGAAACAAATGGAGCATTAATGTTGACAATaactatataatttttcagtcaATATTTACAGATCAGTCTGTACCACAATATTGTTATGTTCAATTACTATGAGTTAATTTTGAtacaatttgaaatataaattatctGAATTCATGGGTAGAGCAAAAAGAAAGGCGGATTGGCGGCATGTATTACCCATTTCGGTTTGTCTAACCGCACGTCGCTGGGTGCAAAAacaagatatatatatatatatatcccGAACGCCATTCAAGCATGGAAGCATTGTATAAATTtcatattaatttatttcttaataattAACGAAAATAATCATGACGGTCAAAGCATTTGATGATAACGTATCAGATACTCACTACTTGTTGGATACTCCAAGATCTTTACCCACGCGAGATccacaattgaataatcaTGTCATtgatcttttcaatttgaaagGAAAAGTTGCAGTTGTCACAGGCGGTGGACAAGGTATCGGCTATGCTATATGTGAAGCATATGCACAAGCTGGAGCAGAAGTTGCTATATGGGATATTAGTGACACCTCTACAGTTGCCACGAAGTTAGAAAAACTTTATGGAGTTAAACTGCGTTCATATGTATGCGATGTCACTGATTCAAAGAGAGTTGAACAAACTGTTAACAACATCGTTGAAGATTTCGGTGATATTGACATTTTTGTCGCTAATGCTGGTATAAACATTCCGGTGGGTACcataattaatgaagaaaattctaatgataaaaaCTGGCTTAAGGTCATGGACATAAACTTGAATGGTGTATACTATTGTGCCAAAAATGTTGGTAAGGTTTTCTCTAGAAAACCTGAGGGCAGAAAAGGATCAATGATTATTACCGGTTCTATGTCGGGGCATATCATCAATACTCCGGTTCATCAAGCCGCATACAATGCATCCAAGGCATCCGTTATTCATTTCGCTAAATCATTGGctattgaatttgttgatttcgCTAGAGTCAACAGCATCAGCCCTGGCTATGTTAACTCGGGTATCAATGACCATTTGCCAAGCAACACTAGAAAACGTTGGTGGTCGACTATCCCGATGGGAAGAGAAGGCTTACCACGAGAGTTGGTTGGTGCATATTTGTACTTAGCATCTGATGCAAGTACCTATACCACTGCTGCTGATATTATTGTAGATGGAGGCTGGTGTGCTGTTTAAATAATAGAtgtttaaatatttgatatataaCTAATAGGTAAAATgtatgaatatttttttttattacaCTTATAgtaacaataatattaatagtaCGTCATGTAGCTAATTAAATATGATACAAATTGTAATTTATAGTTGATTCATCAGTGGTTATTTGTTCCCTGATTGAAAAGCTCATTTTACATATAGTTGCGACTACTACATTGATGACGCTAATATAGTTATAAGCAGATGTTACTTGATGctatataattattctATCGATTCGACTAAAACTTTTCTTTCGTAGAGGTCTGATTCTTTATAGTCCAATTTTTTATAGTTTCTGGAAAGTGAGATAACGTCCCAAGGAGTCTTAGGGTTGGAATGTTCAAAAATTATGTCTATGTCTTCGAGTGACCTACCAGAGGTTTCAggataaaaaatataaacaGCTGGAACCATAGCGAAATTAACGCATGCGAATATAGCATAAGTATATGCACCGATATGTGCGAAGCATATAGGTGTAATCATAACGATTAAGAACGTAAACGCCCAGTTGCAAGCTGTCGATAACCCATTCACTGCTGCTCTTATTTCCAATGGAGCAATTTCAGCAGGGTAAAGCCACAGAACACCCAACCATCCAACTGCAAAAAAACTATTAAACACGAAGAGGAATACTGCAGCTGATATTGCAGCCTTTGTATCCCCGTTATCAGCTGCCCATCCTGACCCACACAAAATAGCCATAGTAGCACTTTGTCCTGCAGCACAAATTAACATCAAATTTCTTCTCCCTACTCTTTCAATAAGAAAGTATGAAAGACAAGCAGCAAGGAAATATTCCGTACCGTTACAAGCAGCTAAAATTCTTGCAGGAATAGGATCCATATTTAAATAGTCTTCATAAATAGTACCTGCATAATAGGTAATTAGATTTATTCCGCAAATTTGTTGCATAATTTGGCAAAATGCAGCCAACATTGTTCTGTGAAAATGTTTGTTTGGTCCAAATGAAATTAGGCGTTTCAAACTGAATTCTGCATCTTCTTTCATAGAAAGatctttgatttctttaatttttgcTAACACAAAAGTGTGATTGGTTTCAACTTCAGCAAACACCGCAAATACTTCCTTTGCTTCCTCAATTCTATTCTTTTTGACTAACCAACGGGGGGATTCTGGCATTAAGAAGATGACGGACATCATGAACAAAGCAAATACAATTTGGAAGGCAATTGGAAATCTCCAACTGGCACTGCCCTTAACAAAATAGAAGCCGAAATCGACCCAGTAAGATAATGCAAcaccaaatatatttagAGCTGCGCTAATCATGTTAAGAGCACCACGTCTCTCTGGTTTTGCACATTCAGACAACCACATTGGAATTGTTGCAGTCAGGAAACCATTCCCGATACCTGTTACAATTCTTCCAACGATTAAATGAGGTAGTCCAAATGCCGAGCATTGCAACACTGCTCCGACTGTCATTGTTGCAGCACCGATCCAAATCATCTTTCTTCTACCAAAATTGTCTCCATAAACCATCGCAAAAAGTGCACCACACATACAGCCTATTTCATATATAGCCACCAC encodes:
- a CDS encoding DEHA2F00880p (similar to CA3205|IPF3448 Candida albicans IPF3448 Unknown function); protein product: MKQHKHYLSRCQFAITTKLRRNFVSIPLVISEEIQQTLNDKQKPIVSLESTIITHGLPYPDNLSMATEVERIIRANGAVPATCAFIEGIPYVGLTSHQLEYLSEQASKKEINKVSRRDIGYTMANKVNGGTTIASTMILSHLAGIKVFATGGLGGVHKDGHLTMDVSADLTELGRTPVSVVCAGPKSILDIGLTMEYLETQGVFVGTYNDNNRTRIEIPGFYCRDSGIQSPYSFNSFVQAASIIHSQNNLMSLKSGNVFCIPPPEDSALPSELINNIIEKANEEAKEKGIRGKNLTPFLLSKIANDTKGKSVECNINFVYNNAVSATKIAKELLLLENNSEPNVCY
- a CDS encoding DEHA2F00902p (similar to CA3206|IPF3454 Candida albicans IPF3454 unknown function), producing the protein MNDSNPGQTRSSMGGVGYNVSLACKYGLESPSCSSENIDRSSYRFVSVVANDFAGRSLLKHLDSNKVDTSGIKIIKDSKNSTAQYSSIHNTNGELLVACADMAIIEEDFITEHTVTQLARAKPDCIVLDCNISSSAMSNILQYIRNNLEKTKVIIEPTSAPKAARLSHVNSKNLKVFPNNIISLVSPTVAELNTFHSSFSNRELFDDYDEWFPLLDTLGVDSLFREKLNKQAQQYEVLREGLKRGFLQQSFQLLPYLPNILLKLGPSGLLYIGLSTSIGDYSSIPTTSDYCPEFTITTNGKEFIDSDGKSKKMGIVIQYFPIPEVNKNLKVKNVTGAGDSLLGYLTARLSLSSKNIVGKAWLEPEINRIEDEWFKWESIYKAQISSGLSLQSNEAISPEIAKIK
- a CDS encoding DEHA2F00924p (weakly similar to uniprot|P38884 Saccharomyces cerevisiae YHR198C FMP22 The authentic non-tagged protein was localized to the mitochondria and similar to CA3207|IPF3456 Candida albicans IPF3456 unknown function), with product MFRSGFIHNTRFNFSKVTTKRLFSSSARPIHSLRIKSLTLGVCGFSAITGLALYNHRLIELDNKKQDISPNISIAVDSSISPFPTALISANQTNLNTDFQLLGYGVRSVTFVNFKVYGIGLYIANDDVNKTKKILSPNYLSTFGTENHSLRELLSDPEFSAQLISKLLEENVRFAVRISPVRNTDFNHLKDGLIKSILAHPESKENKEIVSNGLEELRNVFSGYRGSVPKNHVLWLEILKQGSLSISYENPVKNELTSMGQVKEPIISKLLFLQYLSGKKPLSEPLRKSCNDGFIGL
- a CDS encoding DEHA2F00946p (weakly similar to uniprot|Q7Z7X5 Pichia angusta MPP1 ZnII/2cys6 transcription factor), with product MVRSKNGCISCRRKKKKCDEAQPICTLCSKTNSVCEYPVSHGMFLQKNNKGIPDYQGTKRVKIRDKEPEDSFEDTSSEEHSLNDAYQPHKIVHLNSIAMEKSTLPSYPLGSLSPELLKDGHGLDMNDLVETAPKDVDDPMLIQTNKKSPEYQELYDTFRDFMFLNAASQGPQSPVQMPLGLKDVDIVNHFKSFLDYNTEVSLNEMQEILPQVVSGNSLLSFASVSPKIAGSSTEITSLKDTSSTREFSSTKPQTTNEQIRDEQPDPVVDEIKLNHRDFELFTNFVEEIAGWLDMFDHKKHFTTIFVTLSKKSLPLYYSILAISSRHLDETKKLQKKNDHLTYHLYQRSLYYLVPMVQGNSNIEVVASCIILCVFEMMNPSPSNWRKHLKGGATLLMAANIHGFSDSMEKSLFWCFSRMDICNALINDEPTLIPLRKWGDLSFIEDGDDDDDDDLIIAARYKEKFLSFSSQNSDMYSNYIVFLAARTVNLISDGNDFSSKTINSVNFETSFDALYQELLEWYINRPVTMKPIICHSDDEEFPRLLFSNGPGISGNQMYHMVMILMNSNKPRASKKCKSGGIDNVYKNHLSNVWHAKRIVGISLVNKNDHGCLSNALQPVYFAGKVLTSKREHQIILDLLRNIEEITGLNCEWRIKDLETIWKDYF
- a CDS encoding DEHA2F00968p (similar to uniprot|P23254 Saccharomyces cerevisiae YPR074C TKL1 Transketolase 1); this translates as MNQIEDLSLKTIRCLVSDLVQQYNGGHPGGAMGMAAIGIALWKYILKYNPKNANWFNRDRFVLSNGHTCLFQYVFLHLVGYESFTMNQLKKYHAPEVSQCAGHPEIEFEGIEVTTGPLGQGIANAVGLAIASKNLAANYNKPDLDLVDNKIYCMVGDACIQEGVGLEAISLAGHLGLDNLIVIYDNNQITCDGSVDLANSEDINAKFMAQKWHVLTVDDGSFDLRSILAAIEQAKSVKGSPILINIRTIIGVDTNVANNAKAHGAAYGVEEGRRLKALYGFDPDQFIEVPKLVYDFFREGNEGAISKGVFHQEQWEKKLEAYSKKYPQLYEEVVSRINGKLPTDWKESLPHSLPTDATASRKASGLVFTPLAAKYPQFLVGTADLSPSVNLLWPHKKDFQNPEIKTDCGINGDYSGRYLHYGIREHAMCAISNGISAYSKGAFIPITSSFFMFYLYSAPAVRMGALQNLQVIHVATHDSIGTGEDGPTHQPIALASFYRSLPNCLYVRPADNEEVAGAWELAIETTNKPTIISLSRQNLKQYPGITDRNKVKFGAYVLKEFDSSSDSQKLQIISVGAESQFAIDAAEILIESNINVKIISFPCQRLFECQSTEYKRSVLDPQIVTVAIEAYASNGWERYANAGFHLNEFGISLPGKNAYEHFGFNGAYIASKIQKYLDDLQKDDIMKFEYQELNITKNHHSSS
- a CDS encoding DEHA2F00990p (weakly similar to uniprot|P32573 Saccharomyces cerevisiae YNL202W SPS19 late sporulation specific gene which may function during spore wall formation) codes for the protein MTVKAFDDNVSDTHYLLDTPRSLPTRDPQLNNHVIDLFNLKGKVAVVTGGGQGIGYAICEAYAQAGAEVAIWDISDTSTVATKLEKLYGVKSRSYVCDVTDSKRVEQTVNNIVEDFGDIDIFVANAGINIPVGTIINEENSNDKNWLKVMDINLNGVYYCAKNVGKVFSRKPEGRKGSMIITGSMSGHIINTPVHQAAYNASKASVIHFAKSLAIEFVDFARVNSISPGYVNSGINDHLPSNTRKRWWSTIPMGREGLPRELVGAYLYLASDASTYTTAADIIVDGGWCAV